One genomic segment of Paenibacillus sp. FSL H8-0332 includes these proteins:
- the uvrA gene encoding excinuclease ABC subunit UvrA, translating into MLLQNQIYIKGARQNNLKNITLHIPRDKLVVFTGVSGSGKSSLVFHTIYAEGRRRLMESLSAYERGSLRKTDEAEVDLIEGLSPAIAIEQKTVSRNPRSTVGTLTDIGSYLRLLFSRASRAVCPHCQREIPVNKKRTLIRQLMEYPEGTMLEIYSLDDVLIKTFIVQPQQHRSLEAIINTQLEAGEGFMKLGVKRDGMLTFDPELGCSDCGIVAHEAAAGAFSFNTPLGACPTCTGLGRHYYVDPDLVIPDKTKSIGGGAIQLIGWQCEQDKFAKNRKIFEALANRYHFDLFTPVEHLSEEALNAVLYGTDGERILIENPSIGGKPMNERFAGIINIVYERFNSYAKNELSEIKGEDKSVIREQLCPKCAGTRLKSQRLLYRINGQSIHDLSEMPIQELREFCQGLNRMGLSRQEEAVAEPIFREIAARLTFLIEIGLGYLSLSRPVTMLSGGESQRVRLTTQLNSGLMGMIYILDEPTVGLHSRDSGKLLRMLQRLRDLNNTILVIEHDEEFIAGADHIVEIGPGAGVQGGEVVAQGTVGQLKSSPLSLTGQYLSGARVIELPRRHRLQKMDVHSDHIRCLEIIGARENNLKNINVRIPLGCFVGITGVSGSGKSTLVNQVLVKNLRTRFERRASSLPADPNIRGIEWIEDVVYMNQQPIGRNSRSNPATYIGIFDYIRRLFAATAQAKAAKVKENSFSFNTAGGRCEVCSGLGVLVTEMQFMSDIEVVCEACKGQRFKEEILDIAYRGKNIAQVLEMSVAEAVDFFGDQHHIHHKLTLMNRLGMGYLILGQSAVTLSGGEAQRIKLVDELGGAKKGIGKLYILDEPTTGLHFADIQRLLNIFQELVAEGNTVLVIEHNLQLIKTLDYIIDLGPEGGNRGGQIVAAGTVEEVAAVEASYTGQYLRQILG; encoded by the coding sequence ATGTTGCTGCAGAATCAGATCTATATCAAAGGCGCCAGACAGAACAATCTCAAGAATATTACGCTTCATATTCCCCGGGACAAGCTTGTAGTCTTCACCGGTGTCAGCGGCTCAGGCAAGTCCTCTCTGGTATTCCATACGATATACGCCGAAGGGCGCCGCCGGTTAATGGAATCATTGTCCGCGTACGAACGCGGCAGTCTGCGCAAGACAGACGAAGCGGAGGTCGATCTGATCGAGGGTCTCTCCCCGGCCATAGCGATCGAGCAGAAGACCGTGTCACGCAACCCCCGTTCCACAGTCGGGACATTGACCGATATCGGCTCCTATCTGAGGCTGCTGTTCTCCCGGGCGAGCAGAGCGGTATGTCCGCACTGCCAGCGTGAGATTCCGGTCAATAAGAAGAGAACCCTGATCCGTCAGCTGATGGAGTACCCGGAGGGGACGATGCTTGAGATCTATTCGTTAGATGATGTTCTTATCAAGACGTTTATTGTACAGCCTCAGCAGCACAGATCGCTGGAAGCAATAATCAATACCCAACTGGAGGCTGGAGAGGGCTTCATGAAGCTTGGTGTGAAGCGGGATGGCATGCTGACATTTGACCCGGAACTTGGTTGCAGTGACTGCGGAATCGTGGCCCATGAGGCGGCGGCCGGTGCATTCAGCTTCAATACACCCTTGGGCGCCTGTCCGACGTGCACCGGTCTGGGCAGACATTATTACGTGGACCCGGACCTGGTCATTCCGGACAAGACAAAAAGCATAGGTGGCGGCGCTATACAACTAATCGGCTGGCAGTGTGAACAGGACAAGTTCGCCAAGAACCGGAAGATATTTGAAGCATTGGCGAACCGGTATCATTTTGATCTGTTTACCCCGGTGGAGCATTTATCTGAAGAGGCGCTGAATGCTGTGCTGTACGGTACGGACGGTGAGAGAATACTGATTGAGAATCCCTCTATTGGCGGCAAGCCGATGAATGAGAGATTCGCAGGAATCATTAACATCGTGTATGAGCGGTTTAATAGCTATGCAAAGAATGAGCTGAGTGAAATTAAGGGTGAGGACAAGAGTGTAATACGGGAGCAGCTCTGTCCAAAGTGTGCGGGTACGCGGCTGAAGAGTCAGCGGCTGCTGTACCGGATTAACGGGCAGAGCATTCACGACTTATCCGAGATGCCGATTCAGGAGCTGCGGGAATTCTGCCAGGGGCTGAATCGGATGGGGCTGAGCCGACAGGAGGAAGCCGTGGCTGAGCCTATTTTCCGGGAAATAGCTGCCCGGCTAACCTTTTTAATTGAGATAGGCCTAGGATATTTAAGTCTCAGCCGGCCAGTGACTATGCTCTCGGGGGGAGAATCCCAGCGGGTCCGCCTGACCACACAATTAAACTCGGGGCTAATGGGGATGATTTATATTCTGGATGAGCCGACTGTCGGCCTGCACTCCAGGGACAGCGGGAAGCTGCTTCGCATGCTGCAACGGCTTAGGGACTTAAATAATACAATTCTTGTGATTGAGCATGATGAAGAATTCATCGCAGGAGCCGATCATATCGTGGAGATCGGTCCCGGGGCGGGAGTTCAGGGTGGAGAGGTTGTCGCACAGGGAACTGTGGGGCAGTTGAAATCCAGCCCGTTATCCTTGACAGGCCAATATCTGTCAGGGGCGAGAGTCATTGAATTGCCCCGGAGACACAGGCTGCAGAAGATGGATGTCCATTCAGACCACATTCGCTGTCTGGAGATTATTGGCGCACGGGAGAACAACTTAAAGAATATCAACGTACGGATTCCTTTGGGCTGTTTTGTCGGGATTACAGGGGTGTCGGGCTCTGGAAAAAGTACGCTGGTTAATCAAGTCTTGGTAAAGAATCTTCGTACCCGTTTTGAGCGGCGGGCTTCAAGTTTGCCTGCGGATCCTAACATCAGAGGCATTGAATGGATCGAAGATGTGGTTTATATGAACCAGCAGCCAATTGGCAGGAATTCGCGTTCCAACCCGGCAACCTATATCGGAATCTTCGACTACATTCGCCGGCTATTCGCAGCAACAGCACAGGCGAAGGCGGCGAAGGTAAAGGAAAATTCATTTAGCTTCAATACAGCGGGCGGCCGTTGTGAGGTATGTTCCGGACTTGGTGTACTGGTGACCGAAATGCAGTTTATGTCGGATATCGAGGTCGTGTGTGAAGCCTGCAAAGGACAACGGTTCAAGGAAGAAATTCTTGACATTGCATACCGCGGGAAAAACATTGCTCAAGTGCTGGAGATGAGCGTAGCGGAGGCCGTTGACTTCTTCGGGGACCAGCATCATATTCATCACAAGCTGACGTTAATGAACCGTCTGGGCATGGGCTATCTCATTCTTGGACAATCGGCTGTCACTCTCTCGGGCGGCGAAGCGCAACGGATTAAGCTGGTGGATGAGCTGGGCGGTGCGAAGAAAGGCATCGGCAAGCTGTACATCCTGGACGAACCGACAACAGGGCTGCATTTCGCCGATATTCAGAGGCTGCTGAATATCTTTCAGGAGCTGGTTGCCGAGGGGAATACGGTGCTTGTCATTGAGCATAACCTGCAGTTGATCAAAACACTCGATTACATTATTGACCTCGGGCCCGAAGGCGGGAACCGTGGAGGACAAATCGT
- a CDS encoding cyclic peptide export ABC transporter → MELAQRRNCTKGLVSILCMFLLACFVGQSRVYAALDSVKAGEIETFVRTKMKEGKIPGMTVVIVQGKEISYMKNFGYANIKSKAPVTPQTSFEIASCSKGFTALAILQLEAQGLLKLDDPVSKYFPWFHAEYNNRSFPITLRQLLHHTSGIPWYTITDIPVSNEPNALEEVVRNIDGVRLNHQPGEQFEYATINYAILGAVIERVTGKFYEDYMRDQVFLPLGLKHTTLYPETAGSTLATGYKTGFFQAREYASPTFRGNRPAGYIIMDSEDLAKWLMYQLGTVTSPLTPLIMKTHEPDRTVPPSKFDYSSYAMGWADYQHGNGELSKAGLNPNFSAYMVLRPEDQLAVGIMANNGTTNTYITGHGILDILRDKKPVSPYEPDQKLDNAYSVIAIIIAGFVLVITGLLGWTVTGILRKKRSWQAPGRKALITGIALIAASAPFVYAVFLIPKAMQGVSWSTAIVWSPVSLPAAAAAAAATAVLSCVYLILSTVFPEANENKRPIPALIMLGLLSGVANAVVIFIVNSSVGSEIPLRYLLYYFLLALALYIFGRKIIETKLIKLTYHLIYQRRMELLRRILNTSYPNLEKMDSGRVIATLNNDTELIGLSANVLVGFVTSLLTVICCFIYLGTISFWGTIISLVVIAAIAGLYMIVSNMANRYWEEARDTQNVFMGLIDNMLKGYKELSLHQRKKLQFRGDVQDSCEQYRDKRILSRIKFTNALVTGESLLILILGVVIFFFPKIFPDIKDFTLIKFIIVFLYLIGPINGLMQVIPDMLQIRVSWRRVEAFNQEMPDRSLDEGNEWNSLTEEGGIESIAFHHLIFSYADTVGERSFTVGPVSFEAERGQIIFITGGNGSGKSTLAKLITGLYPSQEGYIAINGNVIEAGSAGEYFSAIFSDFHLFDRIYDIDYEGKQDEIDRYLKMLDLDGKVSIDNGRFSTLKLSGGQRKRLALLICYLEDRPIYLFDEWAADQDPEFRKFFYLTLLQGMRAEGKIVIAITHDDHYFDLADRLFKMDAGQLLELGNFKNKVG, encoded by the coding sequence ATGGAGCTTGCACAGAGAAGAAATTGCACAAAAGGACTGGTGTCAATCCTATGCATGTTTTTACTAGCATGCTTTGTTGGCCAGAGTAGGGTTTATGCAGCACTGGACAGTGTGAAGGCCGGAGAAATTGAAACTTTTGTCCGAACCAAAATGAAAGAGGGCAAAATACCGGGAATGACCGTGGTCATCGTGCAGGGCAAAGAGATTTCCTATATGAAAAATTTCGGTTATGCGAATATAAAGAGCAAGGCCCCTGTTACTCCCCAGACTAGTTTTGAAATTGCCTCGTGTTCCAAAGGGTTTACAGCCCTTGCTATTCTCCAATTAGAAGCTCAAGGGTTACTAAAACTCGATGACCCTGTGTCCAAGTATTTCCCCTGGTTTCACGCAGAATATAACAACCGCTCCTTCCCCATTACCCTTCGGCAGCTACTGCATCATACCAGCGGTATTCCCTGGTACACGATCACCGATATTCCCGTCTCCAATGAACCCAATGCCTTAGAAGAAGTCGTACGTAACATTGACGGGGTCCGTCTTAATCATCAGCCCGGTGAACAGTTTGAGTATGCAACGATCAATTATGCTATCCTTGGAGCGGTTATTGAGCGGGTGACTGGCAAGTTCTATGAAGATTATATGAGAGACCAGGTATTTCTGCCGCTCGGACTTAAACATACAACCTTATATCCGGAGACGGCAGGTTCAACGCTTGCCACCGGCTATAAAACAGGATTCTTTCAAGCCAGAGAATATGCTTCACCCACCTTTCGCGGTAACCGGCCAGCGGGTTACATCATCATGGATAGTGAGGACCTGGCGAAATGGCTGATGTACCAACTAGGAACTGTAACCTCTCCGCTGACTCCGCTGATTATGAAGACCCATGAGCCTGACCGCACGGTACCGCCCAGCAAGTTCGACTACTCTTCATATGCAATGGGCTGGGCAGACTACCAGCACGGAAATGGTGAACTGTCCAAAGCCGGACTCAATCCTAACTTCTCCGCGTACATGGTGCTTCGGCCGGAAGATCAGCTTGCTGTCGGCATAATGGCCAACAATGGCACGACCAATACATATATTACGGGCCATGGAATCCTTGATATTCTAAGGGATAAGAAGCCTGTCTCTCCCTATGAGCCTGACCAGAAGCTGGATAACGCCTATTCGGTAATTGCCATCATTATTGCAGGCTTTGTACTGGTCATTACCGGGCTGCTGGGATGGACGGTTACCGGCATCCTCCGGAAGAAGCGTTCCTGGCAAGCGCCGGGGCGCAAGGCTCTGATTACAGGAATTGCATTAATAGCCGCTTCGGCGCCGTTTGTGTACGCCGTATTTTTAATTCCGAAGGCCATGCAGGGGGTATCGTGGAGCACAGCCATAGTCTGGTCTCCAGTCAGTCTTCCGGCAGCAGCAGCAGCAGCGGCCGCAACGGCAGTCCTGAGCTGCGTATATCTGATTTTGTCTACAGTATTTCCGGAAGCTAATGAGAACAAGCGTCCCATTCCAGCATTAATCATGCTTGGTCTGTTAAGCGGTGTTGCGAATGCCGTTGTCATTTTCATTGTCAACTCCTCTGTGGGTTCCGAGATCCCGCTCCGCTACTTGCTGTATTACTTCCTGCTGGCGCTGGCTCTATATATCTTTGGACGAAAAATCATTGAAACCAAGCTGATCAAGCTCACCTATCATTTGATCTATCAGAGAAGAATGGAGCTGCTGCGCCGGATTCTGAATACCTCATATCCCAATCTGGAGAAAATGGACAGCGGCAGGGTTATAGCCACCTTAAATAACGATACCGAGCTCATAGGATTATCCGCCAATGTGCTGGTGGGATTCGTAACCAGTCTCTTAACCGTTATCTGCTGTTTCATATATCTTGGAACGATTTCTTTCTGGGGAACGATAATTTCCCTGGTAGTAATTGCTGCGATAGCCGGCCTTTATATGATTGTCAGCAATATGGCTAACCGTTATTGGGAAGAGGCCAGAGATACGCAAAATGTATTTATGGGCCTTATCGACAACATGTTGAAGGGATATAAGGAGCTTAGTCTGCACCAGCGTAAAAAACTACAGTTCCGCGGGGATGTGCAGGACAGCTGTGAGCAATACCGCGATAAGCGGATTCTATCGCGGATTAAATTCACCAATGCACTGGTAACCGGTGAATCCCTGCTGATCTTAATTCTGGGCGTAGTCATCTTCTTCTTTCCCAAAATATTTCCGGATATCAAAGACTTTACTCTGATTAAGTTCATTATCGTATTCCTTTACTTGATCGGTCCAATTAATGGATTGATGCAGGTGATTCCCGATATGCTGCAAATCAGGGTGTCATGGAGAAGAGTTGAAGCTTTTAATCAGGAAATGCCTGATAGGAGCCTTGACGAAGGCAATGAATGGAACTCACTCACCGAAGAGGGCGGGATCGAGAGTATTGCTTTCCATCACCTGATATTCTCTTATGCTGATACGGTTGGAGAGCGAAGCTTTACAGTAGGTCCTGTCTCTTTTGAAGCAGAGCGGGGGCAAATCATATTTATCACCGGCGGTAACGGCAGCGGCAAATCGACCTTAGCCAAGCTGATTACCGGTCTATACCCTTCTCAGGAGGGATATATCGCCATCAATGGCAATGTCATTGAAGCGGGCAGTGCAGGAGAGTATTTTTCCGCAATATTTTCTGATTTTCATTTATTTGACCGCATCTATGATATTGATTACGAAGGGAAGCAGGATGAAATTGACCGTTACTTGAAGATGCTGGATCTGGACGGCAAGGTCAGCATTGATAATGGCAGGTTCAGTACGCTCAAGCTGTCAGGCGGCCAGAGGAAACGGCTGGCGTTGTTAATTTGTTATCTGGAGGACCGGCCAATCTATCTCTTTGACGAGTGGGCGGCAGACCAGGACCCCGAATTCCGCAAGTTTTTCTATCTGACGTTGTTACAGGGGATGCGGGCGGAAGGCAAGATTGTAATTGCCATTACGCATGACGACCATTACTTCGATCTGGCAGACCGTCTCTTTAAGATGGATGCAGGCCAACTGCTGGAATTGGGCAATTTCAAGAATAAGGTGGGATAA
- a CDS encoding serine hydrolase domain-containing protein — translation MKSENVPGMGVAVFSHGQIIWQKGFGVLEKGKARPVKVNTVFHACSISKMFTAAGALRLVQEGRLGLEDDVNGYMRSWKLQDNEYTADTKVTLLHLLSHQAGFIDPEGSFDVLSKQEQPPAMNDILSGQTRFLQEPLQSSCNPGSRFSYSDAGYCLVGHLIEEVTGMPFSTAMNRLVLQPLGLQRSLFWNIYNVKKPRGTSAGHDPHGTTVKGKYPFYPYPAAAGLWSTPGELAEFVVRLLAAGAGGRDFILNPEFARLMLSAHGCSEEAGLGVFVPRDAKGQVYLVSQGWGIGFQCKVYAFPAEGSGVVVMMNCDPGKPQNESLVGKIINKIGGRKGWPSCQPM, via the coding sequence ATGAAATCGGAAAATGTTCCGGGAATGGGAGTTGCCGTCTTCAGCCATGGGCAAATCATCTGGCAAAAGGGCTTTGGTGTGTTGGAGAAGGGCAAGGCCCGTCCAGTAAAGGTGAATACTGTTTTCCATGCCTGTTCGATCAGCAAGATGTTTACCGCTGCGGGGGCTCTGAGACTGGTGCAGGAGGGCAGGCTGGGACTGGAGGATGATGTGAATGGCTATATGCGTTCTTGGAAGCTGCAGGATAATGAATATACAGCGGATACGAAGGTGACACTGCTTCATTTGCTGTCACACCAGGCAGGATTCATTGATCCTGAAGGCAGCTTCGATGTGCTCAGCAAGCAAGAACAGCCGCCAGCAATGAACGATATTCTGTCTGGGCAGACGCGATTCCTTCAGGAACCGTTGCAGTCATCCTGTAATCCGGGAAGCAGGTTCTCATATTCGGATGCAGGCTATTGTCTAGTGGGCCACTTGATCGAGGAAGTGACCGGGATGCCCTTTAGCACAGCCATGAACCGGCTGGTGTTACAGCCGCTGGGTCTGCAGCGGTCTTTGTTCTGGAACATATATAACGTGAAGAAGCCGCGCGGGACTTCTGCCGGGCATGACCCGCACGGCACAACGGTGAAGGGGAAATATCCGTTTTATCCCTATCCGGCTGCGGCAGGCTTATGGTCTACTCCCGGTGAGCTGGCGGAATTCGTGGTTCGGCTGCTTGCTGCTGGAGCGGGCGGGCGTGATTTTATTCTAAATCCGGAGTTTGCCCGACTGATGCTTAGCGCTCACGGCTGCAGTGAGGAAGCGGGTCTTGGCGTATTTGTTCCCCGTGATGCGAAGGGCCAAGTATATCTGGTCTCTCAAGGCTGGGGTATCGGCTTCCAATGCAAGGTTTATGCATTTCCTGCAGAAGGAAGCGGTGTTGTCGTCATGATGAATTGTGATCCGGGCAAACCGCAGAATGAGTCTCTGGTAGGGAAGATTATCAATAAAATCGGGGGCAGGAAGGGCTGGCCTAGTTGTCAACCGATGTAA